From Arachis stenosperma cultivar V10309 chromosome 2, arast.V10309.gnm1.PFL2, whole genome shotgun sequence, one genomic window encodes:
- the LOC130960290 gene encoding protease Do-like 2, chloroplastic isoform X2, whose amino-acid sequence MAVAALSSFTSPLSSSTVKFRYSFYSNSSFFLKPLHCHCKISPSNPQPHHRHNHREEVVGKKKKPRECKEERSSKGSVVGPQTAAYKSFGISKKDKESLIFDSKDQQVEPNNIQDSAFLNAVVKVYCTHTAPDYSLPWQKQRQYASTGSAFMIGGRKLITNAHCVEHDTQVKVKRRGDDRKYVAKVLARGVDCDIALLSVESDEFWRDVEPLRLGRLPHLQDSVTVVGYPLGGDTISVTKGVVSRIEVTSYAHGSSDLLGIQIDAAINPGNSGGPAFNDQGECIGVAFQVYRSEEAENIGYVIPSTVVSHFLTDYEKNGRYTGFPCLGVLIQKLENPALRACLKVQSNEGVLVRRVEPTSDANNVLKEGDVIVSFDDVRVGCEGTVPFRSNERIAFHFLISQKFAGDTAELGIIRAGEFMKTKIILNPRVHLVPFHIDGGQPSYLIIAGLVFTPLSEPLIEEECEDNWGLKLLAKARYSLARFKGEQLVILSQVLANEVNIGYEDMGNQQVLKFNGTRIKNIHHLAHLVDSCKDKYLCFEFEDSYVAVLDREAVAAASSSILTDYGIPLERSSDLSKPYVDTPEGDQLSGKEYSDSPVSNYEIGFDGLLWA is encoded by the exons ATGGCGGTTGCAGCACTTTCCAGCTTCACTTCGCCGTTATCCTCTTCCACCGTTAAATTCCGTTACTCCTTCTACTCAAATTCTTCGTTCTTCCTTAAACCCCTTCACTGCCACTGCAAGATCTCACCTTCCAATCCTCAACCTCATCATAGACATAATCATCGAGAA GAAGTTgtagggaagaagaagaagccaaGGGAATGTAAAGAGGAAAGGTCTAGTAAAGGGAGTGTGGTTGGACCCCAAACAGCTGCTTATAAGTCCTTTGGCATTTCTAAGAAAGATAAGGAGTCATTGATATTTGACTCCAAGGATCAACAG GTTGAACCAAATAACATACAAGACTCTGCTTTCCTTAATGCTGTTGTGAAG GTTTACTGCACTCATACTGCTCCAGATTACTCACTTCCTTGGCAAAAACAGCGACAATACGCAAGTACTGGAAG TGCATTTATGATTGGAGGTAGGAAACTAATAACCAATGCACATTGTGTGGAACATGATACACAG GTTAAAGTCAAGAGAAGAGGGGATGATAGAAAATACGTAGCTAAG GTTTTAGCCAGAGGTGTTGATTGTGATATAGCTTTGCTTTCAGTAGAAAGTGATGAATTCTGGAGAGATGTGGAACCTCTCAGATTAGGACGATTGCCGCATCTTCAG GATTCTGTTACTGTGGTGGGATATCCACTTGGAGGAGACACAATTTCAGTGACAAAGGGAGTTGTATCTCGCATTGAG GTCACATCATATGCTCATGGATCGTCGGATTTGTTGGGTATTCAAATTGATGCTGCAATAAATCCTG GCAACAGCGGTGGCCCAGCATTCAATGACCAAGGGGAGTGCATTGGTGTGGCATTTCAG GTCTACAGATCTGAAGAAGCCGAGAATATTGGTTATGTCATTCCATCGACAGTTGTTTCCCATTTTCTGACTGACTATGAAAAGAATGGCAGATACACCG GTTTCCCATGCCTTGGTGTACTAATACAGAAGCTGGAGAATCCTGCACTACGAGCATGTCTAAAAGTACAGTCTAATGAG GGTGTGTTGGTACGCAGAGTTGAGCCAACTTCTGATGCAAATAATGTATTAAAAGAG GGTGATGTTATTGTCAGCTTTGATGATGTTCGTGTTGGTTGTGAGGGAACAGTTCCATTCCGATCAAATGAACGAATTGCGTTTCACTTCCTCATTAGTCAAAA ATTTGCAGGTGATACTGCAGAGCTTGGTATCATCAGAGCAGGGGAAtttatgaaaaccaaaattattttgaatCCACGAGTTCACTTG GTTCCTTTCCACATTGATGGAGGTCAGCCTTCCTATCTAATAATCGCCGGTTTAGTATTCACACCCCTCTCAGAGCCATTGATAGA GGAAGAATGTGAAGACAATTGGGGG CTGAAGTTATTGGCGAAAGCACGCTACTCATTGGCAAGATTTAAAGGTGAACAGCTAGTAATCCTTTCACAG GTCTTAGCAAATGAAGTCAACATTGGTTATGAAGATATGGGCAATCAACAG GTTTTGAAATTCAACGGAACTCGTATTAAAAACATTCATCACCTAGCACACCTCGTTGATT CATGCAAGGACAAGTATCTATGTTTCGAATTCGAAGATAGCTATGTTGCTGTTTTGGATAGGGAGGCTGTTGCTGCAGCTTCATCCTCCATTCTTACAGATTATGGTATTCCATTGGAAAGATCTTCTGATCTTTCGAAACCGTACGTGGATACGCCAGAAGGCGACCAACTGTCTGGCAAGGAATACAGCGATAGCCCAGTTTCAAATTACGAAATCGGTTTTGATGGACTTCTCTGGGCGTAA
- the LOC130962041 gene encoding classical arabinogalactan protein 26 has protein sequence MASFCSFLIFFIALLIASCNFTLLASHKTMHVSTISAAPTVLPSVDSPSSSSSSSSSSSPMVSPTLSPDIEPLFPTPGSAAFTPSESSLPTIPSSPSPPNPDSITSPGGSVMAFPPSESMPALAPSSIAASQDQLSSILLHLALLVFCILHFQDM, from the coding sequence ATGGCTTCCTTTTGTTCATTCTTAATCTTCTTCATAGCCTTATTAATTGCATCATGCAATTTTACATTATTAGCCTCACACAAAACCATGCATGTTTCAACAATTTCAGCAGCACCAACAGTGTTACCAAGTGTTgattctccttcttcttcttcttcttcttcctcttcttcttctcctatgGTGTCTCCAACACTTTCACCAGATATTGAACCTTTGTTTCCAACACCAGGAAGTGCTGCTTTCACTCCTTCAGAATCTTCATTGCCTACAATTCCTTCAAGTCCAAGTCCTCCAAACCCTGATTCCATTACAAGTCCTGGAGGATCTGTTATGGCTTTTCCACCTTCTGAGTCTATGCCAGCTCTGGCTCCTTCTTCCATTGCTGCATCTCAAGATCAACTATCTTCAATTCTATTACATTTGGCCTTGTTGGTATTTTGCATACTCCATTTTCAAGACATGTGA
- the LOC130960290 gene encoding protease Do-like 2, chloroplastic isoform X1, giving the protein MAVAALSSFTSPLSSSTVKFRYSFYSNSSFFLKPLHCHCKISPSNPQPHHRHNHREQEVVGKKKKPRECKEERSSKGSVVGPQTAAYKSFGISKKDKESLIFDSKDQQVEPNNIQDSAFLNAVVKVYCTHTAPDYSLPWQKQRQYASTGSAFMIGGRKLITNAHCVEHDTQVKVKRRGDDRKYVAKVLARGVDCDIALLSVESDEFWRDVEPLRLGRLPHLQDSVTVVGYPLGGDTISVTKGVVSRIEVTSYAHGSSDLLGIQIDAAINPGNSGGPAFNDQGECIGVAFQVYRSEEAENIGYVIPSTVVSHFLTDYEKNGRYTGFPCLGVLIQKLENPALRACLKVQSNEGVLVRRVEPTSDANNVLKEGDVIVSFDDVRVGCEGTVPFRSNERIAFHFLISQKFAGDTAELGIIRAGEFMKTKIILNPRVHLVPFHIDGGQPSYLIIAGLVFTPLSEPLIEEECEDNWGLKLLAKARYSLARFKGEQLVILSQVLANEVNIGYEDMGNQQVLKFNGTRIKNIHHLAHLVDSCKDKYLCFEFEDSYVAVLDREAVAAASSSILTDYGIPLERSSDLSKPYVDTPEGDQLSGKEYSDSPVSNYEIGFDGLLWA; this is encoded by the exons ATGGCGGTTGCAGCACTTTCCAGCTTCACTTCGCCGTTATCCTCTTCCACCGTTAAATTCCGTTACTCCTTCTACTCAAATTCTTCGTTCTTCCTTAAACCCCTTCACTGCCACTGCAAGATCTCACCTTCCAATCCTCAACCTCATCATAGACATAATCATCGAGAA CAGGAAGTTgtagggaagaagaagaagccaaGGGAATGTAAAGAGGAAAGGTCTAGTAAAGGGAGTGTGGTTGGACCCCAAACAGCTGCTTATAAGTCCTTTGGCATTTCTAAGAAAGATAAGGAGTCATTGATATTTGACTCCAAGGATCAACAG GTTGAACCAAATAACATACAAGACTCTGCTTTCCTTAATGCTGTTGTGAAG GTTTACTGCACTCATACTGCTCCAGATTACTCACTTCCTTGGCAAAAACAGCGACAATACGCAAGTACTGGAAG TGCATTTATGATTGGAGGTAGGAAACTAATAACCAATGCACATTGTGTGGAACATGATACACAG GTTAAAGTCAAGAGAAGAGGGGATGATAGAAAATACGTAGCTAAG GTTTTAGCCAGAGGTGTTGATTGTGATATAGCTTTGCTTTCAGTAGAAAGTGATGAATTCTGGAGAGATGTGGAACCTCTCAGATTAGGACGATTGCCGCATCTTCAG GATTCTGTTACTGTGGTGGGATATCCACTTGGAGGAGACACAATTTCAGTGACAAAGGGAGTTGTATCTCGCATTGAG GTCACATCATATGCTCATGGATCGTCGGATTTGTTGGGTATTCAAATTGATGCTGCAATAAATCCTG GCAACAGCGGTGGCCCAGCATTCAATGACCAAGGGGAGTGCATTGGTGTGGCATTTCAG GTCTACAGATCTGAAGAAGCCGAGAATATTGGTTATGTCATTCCATCGACAGTTGTTTCCCATTTTCTGACTGACTATGAAAAGAATGGCAGATACACCG GTTTCCCATGCCTTGGTGTACTAATACAGAAGCTGGAGAATCCTGCACTACGAGCATGTCTAAAAGTACAGTCTAATGAG GGTGTGTTGGTACGCAGAGTTGAGCCAACTTCTGATGCAAATAATGTATTAAAAGAG GGTGATGTTATTGTCAGCTTTGATGATGTTCGTGTTGGTTGTGAGGGAACAGTTCCATTCCGATCAAATGAACGAATTGCGTTTCACTTCCTCATTAGTCAAAA ATTTGCAGGTGATACTGCAGAGCTTGGTATCATCAGAGCAGGGGAAtttatgaaaaccaaaattattttgaatCCACGAGTTCACTTG GTTCCTTTCCACATTGATGGAGGTCAGCCTTCCTATCTAATAATCGCCGGTTTAGTATTCACACCCCTCTCAGAGCCATTGATAGA GGAAGAATGTGAAGACAATTGGGGG CTGAAGTTATTGGCGAAAGCACGCTACTCATTGGCAAGATTTAAAGGTGAACAGCTAGTAATCCTTTCACAG GTCTTAGCAAATGAAGTCAACATTGGTTATGAAGATATGGGCAATCAACAG GTTTTGAAATTCAACGGAACTCGTATTAAAAACATTCATCACCTAGCACACCTCGTTGATT CATGCAAGGACAAGTATCTATGTTTCGAATTCGAAGATAGCTATGTTGCTGTTTTGGATAGGGAGGCTGTTGCTGCAGCTTCATCCTCCATTCTTACAGATTATGGTATTCCATTGGAAAGATCTTCTGATCTTTCGAAACCGTACGTGGATACGCCAGAAGGCGACCAACTGTCTGGCAAGGAATACAGCGATAGCCCAGTTTCAAATTACGAAATCGGTTTTGATGGACTTCTCTGGGCGTAA